The Acidimicrobiia bacterium genome window below encodes:
- a CDS encoding DUF2200 domain-containing protein yields the protein MATEISEKKHRIYTTSLASVYPHYVTKAERKGRTKAEVDEVIRWLTGYSQKRLEAQLDKKTDFETFFAKAPKMNPNRSLITGVVCGVRVEDIEEPTMREIRYLDKLVDELAKGKAMDKILRNSTSR from the coding sequence ATGGCGACAGAAATCAGCGAGAAAAAGCACCGGATCTACACCACGAGCTTGGCGAGCGTCTATCCGCACTACGTGACGAAGGCGGAGAGGAAGGGTCGGACGAAGGCCGAGGTCGACGAAGTCATCCGTTGGCTGACCGGCTACAGCCAGAAGCGTCTGGAAGCGCAGTTGGACAAGAAGACCGACTTTGAGACGTTCTTTGCCAAGGCGCCGAAGATGAATCCGAACCGGTCGCTCATCACCGGCGTCGTCTGCGGTGTGAGGGTCGAAGATATCGAGGAACCCACGATGCGCGAGATCCGCTATCTCGACAAGTTGGTGGATGAACTGGCCAAGGGGAAGGCCATGGACAAGATCCTGCGGAATTCGACCAGCCGCTAG